A genome region from Columba livia isolate bColLiv1 breed racing homer chromosome 2, bColLiv1.pat.W.v2, whole genome shotgun sequence includes the following:
- the RMC1 gene encoding regulator of MON1-CCZ1 complex isoform X2, translating to MYCPESSVILLSTTVLGNVLQPFYFKSGTMSKLSKFEIELPAAPKSSKLSLSERDIAVATIYGQLYVLYLRHHSRTSNSTGAEVVLYHLPREGSCRKTHILKLNRTGKFALNVVDNLVVVHHQDTETSVIFDIKLKGEFDGSTTIHQFVLPPRSIQPYQIPVAGPASVTSPSPVPCKLYSSSWIVFQPDIIISASEGYLWSLQVKLEPVVNLLLDKGKLMDFLLQRKECKMVILSVCSQMLSEPERGSLSVTATVFDKLNHEYKKYLEAEQSYTMVVEAGLSRSNPLLKRPVRTQAVIDQSDMYTHVLSVFTEKKEAPHKFTIAVLMEYIRSLNQFQIAVQHYLYELVIKTLVQHNLFYTLHQFLQYHVLSDSKPLACLLLSLESIYPPAHQLSLDMLKRLSTANDEIVEVLLSKHQVLAALRFIRGIGGHDSISARKFLDAAKQAEDDMLFYTIFRFFEQRNQRLRGNPSFTPGEHCEEHVTFFKQVFGEEALMKPTTF from the exons ATGTATTGTCCAGAGAGCTCTGTTATTCTTCTGTCGACCACTGTTCTTGgtaatgtcctgcagcctttcTACTTCAAG aGTGGAACAATGTCAAAGCTATCAAAATTTGAAATTGAGTTACCGGCAGCACCCAAATCCTCCAAGCTCAGCCTTTCTGAAAGAGACATTGCTGTGGCTACAAT ATATGGACAGCTTTATGTTCTCTATTTGAGGCATCACTCAAGGACTTCCAATAGTACAGGAGCAGAAGTGGTCCTCTATCACTTACCAAG AGAGGGGTCTTGTAGGAAGACACATATTTTAAAGCTGAACAGAACTGGAAAGTTTGCACTGAATGTTGTGGATAACTTGGTGGTAGTCCATCATCAGGACACTGAG ACTTCAGTTATATTTGATATCAAGCTAAAAGGAGAATTTGATGGATCTACTACAATCCATCAGTTTGTACTTCCACCTCGATCAATACAACCCTATCAAATACCTGTAGCAG GTCCAGCCTCTGTGACAAGTCCATCTCCTGTTCCATGTAAACTCT ATTCTTCTTCTTGGATTGTCTTTCAACCTGATATAATCATCAGTGCAAGTGAAG GTTACCTCTGGAGTCTTCAAGTGAAACTTGAACCTGTAGTTAACCTCTTGCTAGATAAAGGAAAACTAATGGATTTCCTTCTCCAAAGGAAAGAATGCAAAATGGTTATCCTATCTGTATGTTCTCAAA TGCTTAGTGAGCCAGAAAGGGGATCACTGTCTGTGACTGCAACTGTTTTTGACAAACTGAATCATGAATATAAGAAGTACTTGGAAGCTGAGCAAAGCTATACAATG GTGGTAGAAGCAGGCCTGAGTAGAAGTAATCCACTCCTGAAACGTCCAGTCCGCACTCAAGCAGTCATTGACCAGTCTGACATGTACACACATGTTTTATCTGTATTTACAGAGAAGAAG GAAGCACCTCATAAGTTCACTATAGCAGTCTTGATGGAGTACATTCGCTCTCTTAACCAGTTCCAGATTGCAGTTCAG CACTACTTGTATGAGCTGGTCATCAAAACCCTTGTTCAACACAACTTGTTCTACACGCTCCATCAGTTTCTGCAGTACCATGTGCTCAGTGACTCCAAGCCTTTG GCTTGTCTGTTACTGTCCCTGGAAAGCATTTACCCTCCGGCACATCAGCTCTCTCTGGACATGCTAAAA AGACTTTCTACAGCAAATGATGAAATAGTGGAAGTTCTGTTGTCCAAACACCAAGTTTTGGCTGCCTTGAGATTCATCAGGGGCATTGGAGGACACGACAGCATTTCAGCCCGCAAATTCCTTGATGCAGCAAAACAAGCAGAAGATGACATGCTTTTCTATACAATATTCAGATTCTTTGAACAAAGAAATCAACGGTTACGAGGAAACCCTAGTTTCACACCAG GTGAGCACTGTGAAGAACATGTCACTTTCTTCAAACAAGTTTTTGGAGAAGAAGCTCTTATGAAGCCCACAACATTCTGA
- the NPC1 gene encoding NPC intracellular cholesterol transporter 1 — MVSLQSSPGRGGLGFLVLLLLLSPARVLSQFCVWYGECGVASGDKRYNCAYDGPPIALPEDGYDLMQELCPGLFFGNVSTCCDVPQLQTLKNNLQLPLQFLSRCPSCFYNLINLFCELTCSPNQSDFLNVTSTIPYYDPILKENKSSITELQYFIGEQFANAMYNACKDVEAPSSNVKALGLLCGKDAKDCNATNWIEYMFSKDNGQTPFSIIPIFSDVPVHGMNPMNNATKGCNESVDDSTGPCSCQDCSIVCGPKPQPPPLPAPWLLFGLDAVYVIMWISYMGFLLVFFALVFGIWCYRRQHFVSEYTPIDSNVAFSVNSHRDNGKITCGESLGERFENGLRMTFTSWGAFCVRNPRPVILFSVVFIAMCCSGFVYIKATTNPVDLWSAPNSQARKEKEYFDTHFGPFFRTEQLIIQAPNSHPDTYSPYPSGADVPFGPPLTKEILHQVLDLQDAIVNIAASFDNETVMLKDICLAPLAPYNNNCTILSVLNYFQNSHSVLDHSVGDEFFVYADYHTHFLYCVRAPASLNDTSLLHDPCLGTFGGPVSPWLVLGGYDEENYNNATALVITFPVNNYYNDSRKLMKALAWEKEFINFLKNYDNPNLTISFSAERSIEDEIDRESNSDISTVVISYIVMFVYISIALGHIQSCRRILVDSKISLGIAGILIVLSSVACSIGIFSYFGVPLTLIVIEVIPFLVLAIGVDNIFIIVQTLQRDERLQGETLDKQIGRVLGDVAPSMFLSSFSETVAFFLGTLSTMPAVRTFSLFAGMAVLIDFILQVTCFVSLLGLDIKRQESNRLDILCCIKSDEEMSGVQRSESILFLFFKNLYSPYLLKDWMRPIVIAVFVGVLSFSTAVIHNVEIGLDQFLSMPDDSYVVDYLSQLNKYLHAGPPVYFVLEEGHNYTSLEGQNMVCGGMGCNNDSLVQQVFNAAEIGSYTRIGYAPSSWIDDYFDWVKPQSSCCRVYNTTGQFCNASVTDPSCTRCRPLTQEGKQRPQGKDFMTFLPMFLSDNPNPKCGKGGHAAYNSAVDFINNKSDVGATYFMTYHTVLKTSSDFIDAMKKARAIADNITETMGIKEKNYRVFPYSVFYVFYEQYLTIVHDAIFNLCISLGSIFLVTTVLLGFEVWAAVIVSITIAMIIVNMFGVMWLWGISLNAVSLVNLVMSCGIAVEFCSHVTRAFTVSTKGSRVERAQEALSHMGSSVFSGITLTKFGGIVVLAFSKSEIFKIFYFRMYLAMVLLGATHGLIFLPVLLSYIGPSVNKAKTRATQERTRGTERERLLFF; from the exons GTACTTTCACAGTTCTGTGTCTGGTATGGAGAATGTGGAGTTGCTTCTGGAGACAAGAGATACAACTGTGCATATGATGGACCACCAATAGCACTACCAGAAGATGGCTATGACTTAATGCAG GAACTCTGTCCAGGCTTATTCTTTGGCAACGTTAGCACTTGCTGTGATGTTCCTCAGCTTCAGACTTTGAAAAACAACttgcagctgcctctgcagtTTCTTTCCAG ATGTCCATCGTGTTTTTACAACTTGATAAACCTCTTCTGTGAACTGACTTGCAGTCCAAATCAGTCTGACTTTTTGAATGTTACAAGCACCATACCTTATTATGATCCaattttaaaagagaacaaaagtaGCATTACAGAGCTGCAGTACTTTATTGGAGAACAATTTGCAAATG CCATGTATAATGCCTGCAAAGATGTGGAGGCTCCGTCGAGTAATGTTAAAGCGCTGGGGCTACTGTGTGGGAAGGATGCCAAGGACTGCAATGCCACCAACTGGATTGAGTACATGTTTAGTAAGGACAATGGACAAACTCCTTTCAGCATTATTCCTATCTTTTCAG ATGTTCCTGTCCATGGAATGAATCCTATGAACAATGCTACCAAAGGTTGTAATGAGTCTGTGGATGATTCGACAGGACCATGCAGCTGTCAGGACTGTTCAATTGTTTGTGGTCCAAAACCTCAACCCCCTCCATTGCCTGCTCCatggcttttgtttggtttggatgCTGTGTATGTCATCATGTGGATCTCCTACATGGGATTTCTGCTTGTCTTTTTTGCACTGGTTTTTGGAATCTGGTGTTACAG GAGGCAGCACTTTGTCTCAGAATACACACCAATTGACAGCAATGTAGCCTTTTCTGTGAATTCCCATCGTGACAATG GGAAAATTACCTGTGGTGAAAGCCTTGGTGAAAGGTTTGAGAATGGCCTGAGGATGACATTCACATCATGGGGGGCTTTCTGTGTCAGAAATCCACGTCCTGTTATCCTCTTCTCTGTGGTCTTCATTGCAATGTGCTGCTCAGGCTTTGTGTATATTAAAGCAACCACAAACCCTGTAGATCTCTGGTCAGCCCCAAACAGCCAAGCTCGCAAGGAGAAGGAGTACTTTGACACACACTTCGGGCCTTTCTTTCGTACTGAACAACTTATTATTCAAGCACCAAACAGCCATCCAGACACCTATTCACCTTACCCATCAGGAGCAGATGTGCCTTTTGGGCCTCCACTTACCAAAGAGATTCTCCACCAG gtACTGGATTTGCAGGATGCTATTGTCAACATAGCTGCTTCTTTTGACAATGAGACTGTAATGCTGAAAGACATTTGCTTGGCTCCTCTTGCTCCCTACAACAACAACTGCACTATACTGAGTGTACTCAACTACTTTCAGAACAGTCATTCCGTACTAGATCACTCTGTTGGGGATGAGTTCTTTGTCTATGCTGACTACCACACTCACTTTCTATACTGTGTTCG GGCTCCAGCATCACTGAATGACACAAGCTTGCTTCACGATCCCTGCTTGGGAACATTTGGTGGACCTGTATCTCCATGGCTGGTGTTGGGAGGATATGATG AGGAGAACTATAATAATGCTACAGCTCTTGTTATTACTTTTCCTGTCAACAACTACTACAATGACTCAAGAAAACTAATGAAAGCTTTAGCATGGGAAAAGGA gttTATTAACTTTTTGAAGAACTATGATAATCCCAACTTGACCATATCATTTTCTGCAGAACGGAGTATTGAAGATGAAATCGATCGTGAAAGCAACAGTGATATTAGCACTGTGGTGATAAGCTATATTGTAATGTTTGTGTACATCTCCATAGCTTTGGGACATATCCAGAGCTGTAGAAGAATACTG GTGGATTCAAAGATCTCCCTGGGCATTGCAGGCATCCTGATTGTACTGAGCTCGGTGGCATGTTCTATAGGCATTTTCAGCTACTTTGGAGTCCCACTGACACTGATTGTGATAGAAGTAATTCCCTTCTTGGTCTTGGCTATTGGGGTGGACAACATTTTCATTATAGTCCAGACACTTCAG AGAGATGAGCGCCTTCAGGGTGAAACTCTGGATAAACAGATTGGCAGAGTCTTGGGAGATGTGGCACCCAGTATGTTTCTCTCATCTTTTTCGGAGACTGTGGCATTCTTTCTTG GGACACTGTCTACGATGCCAGCGGTTCGCACATTCTCCCTTTTTGCTGGAATGGCTGTGCTCATAGACTTTATTCTTCAAGTCACTTGCTTTGTAAGTCTCCTGGGCTTGGATATCAAGCGTCAAGAG AGTAATAGACTGGATATTCTGTGTTGCATCAAAAGCGATGAAGAAATGAGCGGAGTCCAGCGTTCTGAGAGCAtcttatttctgttcttcaaaaaTCTTTATTCTCCATATCTGCTGAAGGACTGGATGAGACCAATAGTA ATAGCAGTGTTTGTGGGTGTTCTGTCATTCAGTACAGCAGTTATACACAACGTAGAGATTGGATTGGATCAGTTTCTCTCAATGCCAGAT GACTCCTATGTAGTGGATTACTTGAGCCAGCTCAACAAGTACCTGCATGCAGGTCCTCCTGTCTACTTTGTCCTAGAAGAAGGGCATAACTACACCTCTTTGGAAGGACAGAACATGGTGTGTGGTGGAATGGGATGTAATAATGATTCGCTTGTCCAGCAAGTCTTCAATGCTGCAGAAATTGGTAGCTA CACAAGGATAGGCTATGCCCCATCATCCTGGATTGATGACTACTTTGACTGGGTGAAGCCACAGTCGTCCTGTTGCAGAGTCTACAATACCACCGGACAGTTTTGCAATGCATCAG TCACTGATCCATCCTGCACTCGTTGTCGACCACTGACTCAAGAAGGCAAGCAGAGACCACAGGGCAAAGACTTCATGACATTTTTGCCAATGTTCCTATCAGACAACCCTAATCCTAAGTGTGGCAAAGG AGGTCATGCTGCATATAACTCTGCTGTCGACTTTATAAACAACAAATCTGATGTTGGAGCTACTTATTTTATGACTTACCATACTGTACTGAAAACATCATCTGATTTTATTGATGCCATGAAGAAAGCTCGGGCCATAGCAGATAACATTACTGAAACCATGGGCATCAAAGAGAAGAACTACAGAGTGTTTCCTTACAG TGTGTTTTATGTTTTCTATGAGCAATACTTGACAATTGTGCATGATGCCATCTTTAACCTCTGCATCTCCTTGGGATCGATATTTTTGGTGACAACGGTGCTGCTTGGTTTTGAAGTATGGGCTGCTGTCATAGTTTCAATAACTATTGCTATGATAATTGTCAACATGTTTGGAGTGATGTGGCTCTGGGGCATCAGCTTGAATGCGGTTTCATTAGTGAATCTTGTCATG AGTTGTGGTATTGCTGTGGAATTCTGCAGTCACGTGACAAGAGCGTTCACTGTTAGTACTAAGGGCAGTAGAGTAGAGCGTGCACAAGAAGCTCTGTCTCACATGGGCAGTTCG gTTTTCAGTGGTATCACACTGACCAAATTTGGAGGAATTGTAGTACTGGCTTTTTCCAAATCTGAGATTTTCAAGATATTCTACTTCAGGATGTATCTAGCTATGGTTCTGCTGGGAGCAACACATGGACTAATATTTCTTCCAGTTCTGCTTAGTTACATAG GCCCATCAGtaaataaagctaaaactcGTGCTACACAAGAGAGGACCAGAGGTACAGAACGGGAGCGACTCCTCTTCTTCTAG